The Sulfurihydrogenibium sp. YO3AOP1 genome has a window encoding:
- a CDS encoding GatB/YqeY domain-containing protein: protein MAAELFNKLQEEMKAAMKSGDKDKLSTIRMLISEIKKVQIDSKKELSDEEIISILQKYIKQRKEAYAQYEQAGRKDLAEKELKEIEIVQQFLPPPLSEEELIKIVEETIQEVGASSIKDMGKVVKAVMDKVKGRAEGSLISKIVKEKLS from the coding sequence ATGGCTGCAGAGCTTTTTAATAAGCTCCAAGAAGAGATGAAAGCCGCGATGAAAAGCGGCGATAAAGATAAGCTATCAACAATCAGAATGCTAATCTCTGAAATCAAAAAAGTTCAAATCGATTCAAAAAAAGAGCTTTCTGACGAAGAGATAATTTCTATACTGCAAAAATACATAAAGCAAAGAAAAGAAGCATATGCACAGTATGAACAAGCCGGCAGAAAAGATTTAGCAGAAAAAGAGTTAAAAGAAATAGAGATAGTTCAGCAATTTTTACCACCGCCATTATCAGAAGAAGAGCTAATAAAAATAGTTGAAGAGACAATTCAGGAAGTTGGCGCTTCTTCTATAAAAGATATGGGGAAAGTGGTTAAAGCGGTTATGGATAAAGTAAAGGGAAGAGCAGAAGGGTCTTTAATCAGTAAGATAGTTAAAGAAAAGTTAAGTTAA
- the rpsU gene encoding 30S ribosomal protein S21 has product MATVIVEGDFEKALKKFKKIIEKEGILTEYKRREFYEKPSVKRKRKERAARKRLIKALKKKGLL; this is encoded by the coding sequence ATGGCAACGGTAATAGTAGAAGGTGATTTTGAGAAAGCATTAAAAAAATTCAAAAAAATAATCGAGAAAGAAGGTATTCTCACAGAATATAAAAGAAGAGAATTTTATGAAAAACCATCTGTAAAAAGAAAAAGAAAAGAAAGAGCTGCAAGAAAAAGATTAATTAAAGCATTAAAGAAAAAAGGATTATTATAA
- a CDS encoding IS110 family transposase gives MNSYKIVIGVDVSKNSFTATVLYDNKKETFEVKSDPVEFEMKVKPYLKKFKKSDMLIIMEHTGVYHLKLANYLYENDYKVAVVNPFSIKKFMEAKMTRVKTDKADSFFIAEYGRTFFDGELYKPKSDVEKEIEVKLKILEDLQQQLTMLRNKRESLSHVPMKKLKENLEYYDELIRKIEKNIKELEKEIKELSKKNYQEEYKLLKSIPGISDRTIGMIISVYGNFERFKSVKDISSFIGINPSPYESAACVKKSGWIKKMGNPYARKILYMAALSAIRFNKYCRELYERLVSKGKAKKLALVAVAHKLLRQAYGVLKNKRPFDENFCT, from the coding sequence ATGAACAGCTACAAAATTGTTATAGGAGTTGATGTATCTAAAAACTCATTCACTGCTACAGTTTTGTATGATAACAAGAAAGAAACTTTTGAAGTTAAATCTGACCCAGTTGAGTTTGAAATGAAAGTAAAGCCTTACCTTAAGAAGTTTAAAAAGTCAGATATGCTTATCATAATGGAGCATACGGGAGTTTACCATTTAAAGCTTGCTAATTATCTGTATGAAAATGACTATAAAGTAGCAGTAGTAAATCCATTTTCAATAAAGAAATTTATGGAAGCTAAAATGACAAGAGTTAAAACAGATAAAGCTGATTCATTCTTTATAGCAGAGTATGGAAGAACGTTTTTCGATGGAGAGCTTTATAAACCAAAATCAGATGTAGAAAAAGAAATAGAAGTAAAACTAAAGATATTGGAAGACTTACAACAGCAGCTTACAATGCTAAGAAACAAAAGAGAATCATTAAGTCATGTACCAATGAAAAAATTGAAAGAGAATTTAGAATATTACGATGAGCTAATTAGAAAAATAGAAAAAAACATAAAAGAACTTGAGAAAGAGATAAAAGAATTGTCTAAGAAGAATTATCAAGAGGAATACAAACTTTTAAAAAGCATACCTGGTATAAGTGATAGGACTATAGGAATGATAATATCAGTATATGGAAATTTTGAAAGATTTAAGAGTGTAAAAGATATATCGAGTTTTATAGGAATTAATCCAAGCCCATATGAAAGTGCAGCATGTGTAAAGAAAAGTGGCTGGATAAAAAAGATGGGAAATCCATATGCAAGGAAAATATTATACATGGCAGCATTATCAGCAATAAGGTTTAACAAATACTGCAGAGAATTATACGAAAGATTAGTAAGTAAAGGTAAGGCTAAAAAGTTAGCATTAGTAGCTGTAGCACATAAGTTATTAAGGCAGGCATATGGTGTATTAAAGAATAAAAGACCATTTGATGAAAATTTTTGTACTTGA
- a CDS encoding branched-chain amino acid transaminase translates to MAIVYFENKFVPEEEAKISIKTNSFHYGTAVFEGIRAYYNKENDKMYGLFFKEHYERLFKNMKILNMSIEETIDQLVDITAQLVKVNNHKEDVYIRPIVYFSDLAIGPKLIGYTAKIAIYTLPLGDYIDTDKGIKAKVSSWTRLNDNMIPPRLKVTGAYVNSAMAKTEALLAGAEEAIVLNKNGYVSEGSAENIFIVRNGKLITPPVSDDILEGITRYAVMEIARDLNIPVVERSISRTELYVADEVFFCGTGAQISPVIEIDGKPIADGKVGKITKMIKDIYFDAVRGKNDKYKHWVIEIG, encoded by the coding sequence ATGGCAATAGTATATTTTGAAAACAAATTTGTCCCGGAAGAAGAAGCAAAAATCAGCATAAAAACCAACTCTTTCCACTATGGAACAGCAGTATTTGAAGGAATCAGGGCTTATTACAACAAAGAAAATGATAAAATGTACGGCTTATTTTTTAAAGAACATTATGAAAGACTATTTAAAAATATGAAAATATTAAACATGAGTATTGAAGAAACGATAGACCAGCTTGTAGACATAACAGCACAGTTGGTTAAAGTTAACAATCATAAAGAAGATGTTTATATAAGACCGATTGTGTATTTCTCTGATTTAGCAATTGGACCAAAATTAATCGGATACACTGCGAAAATTGCAATTTATACATTACCTCTTGGAGATTACATAGACACTGATAAAGGAATTAAAGCTAAGGTTTCTTCTTGGACAAGATTAAATGATAACATGATTCCACCAAGATTAAAGGTTACAGGTGCTTATGTAAACTCAGCAATGGCAAAAACAGAAGCATTATTAGCCGGAGCAGAAGAAGCAATCGTATTAAACAAAAACGGTTATGTCTCTGAAGGTAGTGCAGAAAATATTTTCATCGTTAGAAACGGAAAGCTTATAACCCCGCCGGTAAGCGATGATATTTTAGAGGGAATAACAAGATATGCGGTTATGGAAATAGCAAGAGATTTAAATATACCTGTTGTAGAAAGAAGCATTTCAAGAACAGAGCTTTACGTGGCTGATGAAGTATTCTTCTGTGGAACAGGAGCGCAAATTTCTCCGGTAATTGAGATAGATGGTAAGCCGATAGCAGATGGTAAAGTTGGGAAAATAACAAAGATGATTAAAGATATATACTTTGATGCAGTAAGAGGTAAAAACGACAAATATAAACACTGGGTTATTGAGATAGGTTGA
- a CDS encoding CvpA family protein translates to MVDLILLLTFIYLTFNGLYRGFFNIFLKILGFGLGVFLGYLFYKPLSIFFSKVFSGNILIIDFMAFSFIVLLTLGLSIIVDSLLKKRLYTIKYVKLTDRILGGLLAIGIFSFSLFIISEVKNKNKILNTLLSNSKLVSTIERFKQSNSN, encoded by the coding sequence ATGGTTGATTTAATTTTATTGCTAACTTTTATTTATTTGACATTTAATGGTCTTTACAGAGGATTTTTTAATATTTTCTTGAAAATTCTTGGATTTGGTTTAGGAGTTTTTTTAGGATATTTGTTCTATAAACCGCTTAGTATCTTCTTTAGTAAAGTTTTCTCAGGAAATATTTTGATTATAGATTTCATGGCTTTTTCTTTCATAGTATTACTTACATTAGGACTGAGCATCATTGTTGATAGTTTACTAAAAAAAAGACTTTATACTATCAAATATGTAAAACTTACAGACAGAATACTTGGCGGATTACTTGCTATTGGTATCTTTAGTTTTTCTTTATTTATAATCTCAGAAGTGAAAAACAAAAATAAAATCTTAAACACTCTCCTTTCAAATTCAAAACTTGTCTCTACAATTGAAAGGTTCAAACAGTCAAATTCTAATTGA